One Arvicanthis niloticus isolate mArvNil1 chromosome 13, mArvNil1.pat.X, whole genome shotgun sequence genomic window carries:
- the Kansl2 gene encoding KAT8 regulatory NSL complex subunit 2 isoform X2 has protein sequence MNRIRIHVLPTNRGRITPVPRSQEPLSCSFTQRPCSQPRLEGQEFCIKHILEDKNAPFKQCSYISTKNGKRCPSAAPKPEKKDGVSFCAEHARRNALALHAQMKRSNPGPVGEALLCQLSSYAKPELGAQTPESSRSEASRILDEDSWSDGDQEPITVDQTWRGDPDSEADSIDSDQEDPLKHAGVYTAEEVALIMREKLIRLQSLYIDQFKRLQHLLKEKKRRYLHNRKVEHEALGSSLLTGPEGLLAKERENLKRLKCLRRYRQRYGVEALLHRQLKERRMLATDGAAQQAHTTRSSQRCLAFVDDVRCSNQSLPMTRHCLTHICQDTNQVLFKCCQGSEEVPCNKAVPVSLSEDPCCPLHFQLPPQMYKPEQVLSVPDGLEAGPVDLYLSAAELQPTESLPLEFSDNT, from the exons ATGAACAGGATTCGGATTCACGTCTTGCCAACGAATCGGGGGAGGATCACCCCAGTGCCCAGATCTCAGGAGCCCCTTTCTTGTTCGTTCACTCAACGCCCGTGCTCTCAGCCGCGTCTGGAGGGGCAGGAGTTTTGCATTAAGCATATTCTTGAAGACAAGAATGCACCCTTCAAACAATGTAGTTATATTTCGACGAAGAATGGAAAAAGGTGCCCCAGTGCTGCCCCAAAGCCCGAGAAGAAAGATGG GGTGTCCTTCTGTGCCGAACATGCTCGAAGGAATGCCCTAGCACTTCATGCTCAAATGAAGAGGAGCAACCCAGGCCCTGTGGGTGAGGCCCTCTTGTGCCAGTTGAGCTCGTATGCTAAACCAGAGCTGGGCGCACAGACCCCAGAGAGCAGCCGGAGTGAGGCGAGCCGGATACTGG ATGAAGACAGCTGGAGTGATGGGGACCAGGAACCCATTACTGTGGATCAGACATGGAGAGGTGACCCTGACAGTGAAGCTGATAGCATAGACAGTGATCAAGAAGATCCCCTAAA ACATGCTGGTGTCTATACAGCTGAAGAAGTAGCTCTTATTATGAGAGAAAAGCTAATTCGTTTGCAGTCTTTGTACATTGATCAGTTTAAACGACTACAGCACCTGCTCAAAGAGAAGAAGCGCCGTTATTTACATAACCGGAAAGTGGAACACGAAGCTTTAG GTAGTAGTCTCCTGACTGGCCCTGAGGGACTTTtggccaaagagagagagaatttaaagcgaCTAAAATGTCTTAGGCGATACCGTCAACGCTATGGAGTAGAGGCCTTACTACACAGGCAGCTGAAGGAACGCAGAATGCTGGCCACAGATGGGGCCGCCCAACAG GCTCATACCACTCGTTCCAGTCAGAGGTGCTTAGCCTTTGTGGATGATGTCCGCTGCTCCAATCAGTCTCTTCCGATGACCAGACACTGCCTTACCC atatctgtcaGGATACAAATCAGGTTCTCTTCAAATGCTGCCAGGGATCTGAAGAGGTGCCCTGCAACAAAGCAGTTCCTGTAAGCCTTTCTGAGGATCCCTGCTGCCCACTGCATTTCCAGTTGCCTCCTCAGATGTATAAGCCCGAGCAGGTCCTGTCTGTGCCAGACGGTCTGGAAGCCGGCCCCGTGGATCTGTACTTGAGTGCTGCCGAGCTTCAGCCCACTGAGAGTTTGCCACTGGAGTTCAGTGAT aatACTTGA
- the Kansl2 gene encoding KAT8 regulatory NSL complex subunit 2 isoform X3 produces MREKLIRLQSLYIDQFKRLQHLLKEKKRRYLHNRKVEHEALGSSLLTGPEGLLAKERENLKRLKCLRRYRQRYGVEALLHRQLKERRMLATDGAAQQAHTTRSSQRCLAFVDDVRCSNQSLPMTRHCLTHICQDTNQVLFKCCQGSEEVPCNKAVPVSLSEDPCCPLHFQLPPQMYKPEQVLSVPDGLEAGPVDLYLSAAELQPTESLPLEFSDDLDVVGDGMPCPPSPLLFDPSLTLEDHSVTEIAGGPGQMQVAGDGCRSQGPRNVEKACAPFPQRGLATANGKPEPTSIS; encoded by the exons ATGAGAGAAAAGCTAATTCGTTTGCAGTCTTTGTACATTGATCAGTTTAAACGACTACAGCACCTGCTCAAAGAGAAGAAGCGCCGTTATTTACATAACCGGAAAGTGGAACACGAAGCTTTAG GTAGTAGTCTCCTGACTGGCCCTGAGGGACTTTtggccaaagagagagagaatttaaagcgaCTAAAATGTCTTAGGCGATACCGTCAACGCTATGGAGTAGAGGCCTTACTACACAGGCAGCTGAAGGAACGCAGAATGCTGGCCACAGATGGGGCCGCCCAACAG GCTCATACCACTCGTTCCAGTCAGAGGTGCTTAGCCTTTGTGGATGATGTCCGCTGCTCCAATCAGTCTCTTCCGATGACCAGACACTGCCTTACCC atatctgtcaGGATACAAATCAGGTTCTCTTCAAATGCTGCCAGGGATCTGAAGAGGTGCCCTGCAACAAAGCAGTTCCTGTAAGCCTTTCTGAGGATCCCTGCTGCCCACTGCATTTCCAGTTGCCTCCTCAGATGTATAAGCCCGAGCAGGTCCTGTCTGTGCCAGACGGTCTGGAAGCCGGCCCCGTGGATCTGTACTTGAGTGCTGCCGAGCTTCAGCCCACTGAGAGTTTGCCACTGGAGTTCAGTGAT GACTTGGACGTTGTGGGCGATGGCATGCCGTGCCCTCCGTCCCCGTTGCTCTTTGATCCTTCACTGACTCTTGAAGATCATTCAGTCACAGAGATTGCCGGAGGCCca gGACAGATGCAGGTGGCTGGGGATGGGTGCAGATCCCAGGGACCTCGAAATGTAGAGAAAGCCTGTGCGCCATTCCCTCAGCGTGGATTGGCTACTGCAAATGGAAAACCAGAACCCACTTCTATCAGTTGA
- the Kansl2 gene encoding KAT8 regulatory NSL complex subunit 2 isoform X1 yields the protein MNRIRIHVLPTNRGRITPVPRSQEPLSCSFTQRPCSQPRLEGQEFCIKHILEDKNAPFKQCSYISTKNGKRCPSAAPKPEKKDGVSFCAEHARRNALALHAQMKRSNPGPVGEALLCQLSSYAKPELGAQTPESSRSEASRILDEDSWSDGDQEPITVDQTWRGDPDSEADSIDSDQEDPLKHAGVYTAEEVALIMREKLIRLQSLYIDQFKRLQHLLKEKKRRYLHNRKVEHEALGSSLLTGPEGLLAKERENLKRLKCLRRYRQRYGVEALLHRQLKERRMLATDGAAQQAHTTRSSQRCLAFVDDVRCSNQSLPMTRHCLTHICQDTNQVLFKCCQGSEEVPCNKAVPVSLSEDPCCPLHFQLPPQMYKPEQVLSVPDGLEAGPVDLYLSAAELQPTESLPLEFSDDLDVVGDGMPCPPSPLLFDPSLTLEDHSVTEIAGGPGQMQVAGDGCRSQGPRNVEKACAPFPQRGLATANGKPEPTSIS from the exons ATGAACAGGATTCGGATTCACGTCTTGCCAACGAATCGGGGGAGGATCACCCCAGTGCCCAGATCTCAGGAGCCCCTTTCTTGTTCGTTCACTCAACGCCCGTGCTCTCAGCCGCGTCTGGAGGGGCAGGAGTTTTGCATTAAGCATATTCTTGAAGACAAGAATGCACCCTTCAAACAATGTAGTTATATTTCGACGAAGAATGGAAAAAGGTGCCCCAGTGCTGCCCCAAAGCCCGAGAAGAAAGATGG GGTGTCCTTCTGTGCCGAACATGCTCGAAGGAATGCCCTAGCACTTCATGCTCAAATGAAGAGGAGCAACCCAGGCCCTGTGGGTGAGGCCCTCTTGTGCCAGTTGAGCTCGTATGCTAAACCAGAGCTGGGCGCACAGACCCCAGAGAGCAGCCGGAGTGAGGCGAGCCGGATACTGG ATGAAGACAGCTGGAGTGATGGGGACCAGGAACCCATTACTGTGGATCAGACATGGAGAGGTGACCCTGACAGTGAAGCTGATAGCATAGACAGTGATCAAGAAGATCCCCTAAA ACATGCTGGTGTCTATACAGCTGAAGAAGTAGCTCTTATTATGAGAGAAAAGCTAATTCGTTTGCAGTCTTTGTACATTGATCAGTTTAAACGACTACAGCACCTGCTCAAAGAGAAGAAGCGCCGTTATTTACATAACCGGAAAGTGGAACACGAAGCTTTAG GTAGTAGTCTCCTGACTGGCCCTGAGGGACTTTtggccaaagagagagagaatttaaagcgaCTAAAATGTCTTAGGCGATACCGTCAACGCTATGGAGTAGAGGCCTTACTACACAGGCAGCTGAAGGAACGCAGAATGCTGGCCACAGATGGGGCCGCCCAACAG GCTCATACCACTCGTTCCAGTCAGAGGTGCTTAGCCTTTGTGGATGATGTCCGCTGCTCCAATCAGTCTCTTCCGATGACCAGACACTGCCTTACCC atatctgtcaGGATACAAATCAGGTTCTCTTCAAATGCTGCCAGGGATCTGAAGAGGTGCCCTGCAACAAAGCAGTTCCTGTAAGCCTTTCTGAGGATCCCTGCTGCCCACTGCATTTCCAGTTGCCTCCTCAGATGTATAAGCCCGAGCAGGTCCTGTCTGTGCCAGACGGTCTGGAAGCCGGCCCCGTGGATCTGTACTTGAGTGCTGCCGAGCTTCAGCCCACTGAGAGTTTGCCACTGGAGTTCAGTGAT GACTTGGACGTTGTGGGCGATGGCATGCCGTGCCCTCCGTCCCCGTTGCTCTTTGATCCTTCACTGACTCTTGAAGATCATTCAGTCACAGAGATTGCCGGAGGCCca gGACAGATGCAGGTGGCTGGGGATGGGTGCAGATCCCAGGGACCTCGAAATGTAGAGAAAGCCTGTGCGCCATTCCCTCAGCGTGGATTGGCTACTGCAAATGGAAAACCAGAACCCACTTCTATCAGTTGA